The Delphinus delphis chromosome 2, mDelDel1.2, whole genome shotgun sequence genome contains a region encoding:
- the COX5A gene encoding cytochrome c oxidase subunit 5A, mitochondrial isoform X1 — translation MLGAAVRRCSVAAAAVARTSPRGLLHPTPAPGPAAGEVCYQYEMKRFYAIKSQKGLRFLDEAIQGQVKELWRGYLRGLKFAVAIQSIRCYSHGSHETDEEFDARWVTYFNRPDIDAWELRKGMNTLVGYDLVPEPKIIDAALRACRRLNDFASAVRILEVVKDKAGPHKEIYPYVIQELRPTLNELGISTPEELGLDKV, via the exons ATGCTAGGCGCCGCTGTCCGCCGCTGCTCGGTAGCAGCAGCCGCAGTCGCCCGGACCAGCCCTCGAGGCCTCCTGCACCCCACtccggcccccggccccgccgccg GTGAGGTTTGTTATCAATATGAGATGAAGAGGTTTTATGCAATTAAAAGTCAGAAAGGACTAAGATTCTTGGATGAGGCTATCCAAGGTCAAGTGAAAGAGCTCTGGAGGGGTTACCTGAGGGGCCTCAAGTTTGCTGTAG CTATCCAGTCCATTCGCTGCTACTCCCATGGGTCACATGAGACAGATGAGGAGTTTGATGCTCGCTGGGTGACATACTTCAATAGGCCAGATATTGATGCTTGGGAATTGCGTAAAG GGATGAACACCCTTGTTGGCTATGATCTGGTTCCAGAACCCAAAATCATTGATGCTGCTTTGCGGGCATGCAGACGCTTAAATGATTTTGCTAGTGCAGTCCGCATCCTAGAGGTTGTTAAG GACAAAGCAGGACCTCATAAGGAAATCTACCCCTATGTCATCCAGGAACTTAGACCAACTTTAAATGAACTGGGAATCTCCACTCCAGAGGAACTGGGCCTTGACAAAGTATAA
- the COX5A gene encoding cytochrome c oxidase subunit 5A, mitochondrial isoform X2 yields the protein MLGAAVRRCSVAAAAVARTSPRGLLHPTPAPGPAAAIQSIRCYSHGSHETDEEFDARWVTYFNRPDIDAWELRKGMNTLVGYDLVPEPKIIDAALRACRRLNDFASAVRILEVVKDKAGPHKEIYPYVIQELRPTLNELGISTPEELGLDKV from the exons ATGCTAGGCGCCGCTGTCCGCCGCTGCTCGGTAGCAGCAGCCGCAGTCGCCCGGACCAGCCCTCGAGGCCTCCTGCACCCCACtccggcccccggccccgccgccg CTATCCAGTCCATTCGCTGCTACTCCCATGGGTCACATGAGACAGATGAGGAGTTTGATGCTCGCTGGGTGACATACTTCAATAGGCCAGATATTGATGCTTGGGAATTGCGTAAAG GGATGAACACCCTTGTTGGCTATGATCTGGTTCCAGAACCCAAAATCATTGATGCTGCTTTGCGGGCATGCAGACGCTTAAATGATTTTGCTAGTGCAGTCCGCATCCTAGAGGTTGTTAAG GACAAAGCAGGACCTCATAAGGAAATCTACCCCTATGTCATCCAGGAACTTAGACCAACTTTAAATGAACTGGGAATCTCCACTCCAGAGGAACTGGGCCTTGACAAAGTATAA
- the FAM219B gene encoding protein FAM219B isoform X1: MATAEPSEPAARASLPAPRPSGTGAAGPPTERSGIGVPWLGKRTPAAVEKRGPYMVARAPSSQAKLQKHRDLAKAVLRRKGMLGAAPNRPDSSGKRSVKFNKGYTALSQSPDENLVSLDSDSDGELESRYSSGYSSAEQVNQDVSRQLLQDGYHLDEIPDDEDLDLIPPKPMTSSTCSCCWCCLRDASSCTLQ; this comes from the exons ATGGCGACCGCGGAGCCCAGCGAGCCTGCGGCGAGGGCGTCTCTCCCGGCACCCCGGCCCAGCGGGACCGGAGCTGCAGGGCCGCCCACCGAGCGAAGCGGCATTGGAGTCCCCTGGCTGGGGAAGCGGACCCCGGCGGCTGTGGAGAAGCGGGGGCCGTACATGGTGGCGCGCGCGCCTTCCAGTCAGGCCAAGCTGC AGAAGCACCGGGACCTGGCTAAGGCAGTTCTGCGGAGAAAAGGCATGCTGGGGGCCGCGCCGAACCGCCCCGACTCTTCAGGGAAAAG GTCAGTGAAGTTTAACAAGGGCTATACTGCTCTTAGTCAGAGTCCAGATGAAAACCTGGTGTCCCTCGACTCTGACAG TGATGGGGAGCTGGAATCCAGATACTCCTCCGGGTATTCCTCTGCAGAG CAGGTGAACCAGGATGTGAGCCGGCAGCTGCTCCAGGATGGGTACCACTTGGATGAGATTCCAGATGATGAGGACTTGGACCTCATTCCCCCCAAGCCTATGACTTCCTCCACATGCTCCTGCTGCTGGTGCTGTCTTAGGGATGCTTCCTCCTGTACCCTCCAGTAG
- the RPP25 gene encoding ribonuclease P protein subunit p25 — protein sequence MAKPASPRSRQRRRMENFRKVHSEEAPVGSGDEGGGPGSGPFADLAPGAVHMRVKEGSKIRNLLAFATASMAQPATRTIVFSGCGRATTKTVTCAEILKRRLAGLHQVTRLRYRSVREVWQSLPPEPTPGQKPGEPAASLSVLKNVPSLAILLSKDSLDPRQPGYQPPNPHPGPSSQPAASTSKRSLGEPAAGEGSAKRSQPEPGAAEEDQTA from the coding sequence ATGGCGAAGCCTGCGTCCCCGCGGTCCCGGCAACGACGGCGCATGGAGAACTTCCGTAAGGTGCACTCAGAGGAGGCGCCGGTGGGGAGCGGGGACGAGGGAGGCGGCCCGGGCTCGGGCCCCTTCGCAGACCTGGCGCCGGGCGCCGTGCACATGCGGGTCAAGGAGGGCAGTAAGATCCGGAACCTGCTGGCCTTCGCCACCGCCAGCATGGCGCAGCCAGCCACGCGCACCATCGTCTTCAGCGGCTGCGGTCGGGCCACCACCAAGACCGTCACGTGCGCCGAGATCCTCAAGCGCCGCCTGGCGGGTCTGCATCAGGTCACGCGGCTGCGCTACCGGAGCGTGCGCGAAGTGTGGCAGAGCCTCCCTCCGGAGCCCACGCCTGGTCAGAAGCCTGGCGAGCCAGCCGCCAGTCTCAGTGTACTTAAGAACGTGCCCAGCCTCGCCATCCTACTTTCCAAGGATTCACTGGATCCGCGCCAACCCGGCTACCAGCCCCCGAACCCCCATCCTGGCCCCTCGTCCCAGCCAGCTGCATCGACGTCCAAGAGGAGTCTAGGGGAACCCGCAGCTGGAGAAGGCTCCGCGAAGCGGTCACAACCTGAGCCAGGTGCTGCTGAAGAGGACCAGACCGCCTGA
- the FAM219B gene encoding protein FAM219B isoform X2 — MATAEPSEPAARASLPAPRPSGTGAAGPPTERSGIGVPWLGKRTPAAVEKRGPYMVARAPSSQAKLQKHRDLAKAVLRRKGMLGAAPNRPDSSGKRSVKFNKGYTALSQSPDENLVSLDSDSDGELESRYSSGYSSAEVNQDVSRQLLQDGYHLDEIPDDEDLDLIPPKPMTSSTCSCCWCCLRDASSCTLQ, encoded by the exons ATGGCGACCGCGGAGCCCAGCGAGCCTGCGGCGAGGGCGTCTCTCCCGGCACCCCGGCCCAGCGGGACCGGAGCTGCAGGGCCGCCCACCGAGCGAAGCGGCATTGGAGTCCCCTGGCTGGGGAAGCGGACCCCGGCGGCTGTGGAGAAGCGGGGGCCGTACATGGTGGCGCGCGCGCCTTCCAGTCAGGCCAAGCTGC AGAAGCACCGGGACCTGGCTAAGGCAGTTCTGCGGAGAAAAGGCATGCTGGGGGCCGCGCCGAACCGCCCCGACTCTTCAGGGAAAAG GTCAGTGAAGTTTAACAAGGGCTATACTGCTCTTAGTCAGAGTCCAGATGAAAACCTGGTGTCCCTCGACTCTGACAG TGATGGGGAGCTGGAATCCAGATACTCCTCCGGGTATTCCTCTGCAGAG GTGAACCAGGATGTGAGCCGGCAGCTGCTCCAGGATGGGTACCACTTGGATGAGATTCCAGATGATGAGGACTTGGACCTCATTCCCCCCAAGCCTATGACTTCCTCCACATGCTCCTGCTGCTGGTGCTGTCTTAGGGATGCTTCCTCCTGTACCCTCCAGTAG